In Terriglobus sp. TAA 43, a single window of DNA contains:
- a CDS encoding SLBB domain-containing protein → MSERRSTIPNERNQLRFPPDPVTDLQKLARSSTGQTLPVFGRDLFQQPPSTFAPADQIPVTPDYVIGPGDEVLLRITGVDQVNNNSQLTVDTSGRIYLPRVGAIQVSGLRASELQARISREIDHYFRNYQLSVSLGRLRSIQIYVVGEARRPGAYTISGLSTVLNALFASGGPNVGGSMRNIQVRRGGQTVTTLDLYDLILRGDKSRDIRLESGDTLFIPAVGPQVALAGSVRHPAVYELKEDNAGQVASSLSDLLTVAGGLGPTANPNQLRLERIDSNLQRHAVTIALDTAGKAMLLHDGDILYANHIESGFERTVTIRGNLANPGRFAWKPGMRLSDILPDREALLTGDYWRERNRLGVPTPLFEPDEFNTPPATQGSITDSIKMRNGVIEPPPGQTTQRNALTTVLPPNATGEDQTQGTLAASGVISQSAAQMDRNAALEAGSRQANLNPSSAVQNSSPLGQQGTGSAGQQLNLPTGTNSQQLQQQQRAPQPVVATLSKNIIRLPAPEIDWSYAVIERLNPTTLKAELVPFNLGKLVQDHDPTQNLELQQGDIVTILNQRDILVPQAEQTKFVRLEGEFPGAGVYSVKPGETLDELVTRAGGFTTNAYLYGSSFQRESTRAFQQQRLDDYIAQLSADMSRQTAVRGASTSTGVSDPNALTLERNLVSQLRELRATGRIVLEFSPDSSSNVVVPHIPLENGDVFHVPSRPNTVSVIGAVYGQNVLLYKQNRHVSDYLALAGGPNRIADKDHAFIVRADGSVYSRLRAKGVITNHFEESQIYPGDSIVIPEKPIAPSLTKRLLDYSQILSAFGLAVAAINVIQ, encoded by the coding sequence ATGAGTGAAAGGCGTAGTACGATCCCCAACGAGCGAAACCAATTGCGCTTCCCCCCGGATCCTGTCACGGACCTGCAGAAGTTAGCTCGCTCTTCGACTGGACAGACGCTACCTGTATTTGGAAGGGATCTGTTTCAGCAACCACCTTCAACATTTGCGCCGGCCGACCAGATTCCTGTGACTCCCGATTACGTGATTGGCCCTGGGGACGAGGTACTGCTTCGAATCACCGGCGTGGACCAGGTCAACAACAATAGCCAGCTCACAGTGGATACGTCAGGCAGGATTTATCTGCCCCGTGTGGGCGCAATCCAGGTCTCGGGCCTCAGGGCTAGCGAATTACAGGCTCGTATTTCCAGAGAGATTGATCATTATTTTCGTAATTATCAACTCTCCGTAAGCCTCGGGCGGCTCCGCTCCATTCAGATCTATGTAGTGGGTGAGGCTCGCCGACCAGGCGCTTACACGATCAGCGGCCTGTCGACCGTTTTAAATGCGCTTTTCGCATCCGGTGGGCCAAATGTAGGCGGCTCCATGCGTAATATTCAAGTCCGTCGCGGCGGACAGACAGTTACAACGCTTGACCTCTACGACCTCATCCTCCGTGGGGATAAGAGCCGCGATATCAGGTTAGAAAGTGGAGACACGCTGTTTATCCCTGCAGTGGGTCCACAAGTGGCACTGGCAGGCAGCGTGCGCCATCCAGCCGTATATGAACTAAAGGAAGACAACGCGGGACAGGTCGCCAGTTCATTGAGCGATCTGCTGACCGTAGCTGGTGGACTCGGCCCAACCGCCAATCCCAACCAGCTGCGTCTAGAGCGCATTGATTCGAATCTGCAGCGGCACGCCGTCACGATCGCGTTGGACACAGCAGGCAAGGCGATGCTGCTCCATGACGGAGACATTCTCTACGCCAACCACATTGAATCCGGATTCGAGAGGACCGTAACTATTCGTGGCAACTTGGCAAACCCAGGGCGTTTTGCCTGGAAGCCAGGAATGAGGCTGAGCGACATTTTGCCGGACCGTGAGGCTCTGCTCACGGGTGACTACTGGCGCGAACGGAATCGTTTAGGAGTACCAACTCCTCTGTTTGAGCCCGACGAGTTCAATACACCCCCTGCCACGCAGGGCTCGATCACTGATTCAATCAAAATGCGAAACGGTGTGATCGAACCGCCCCCCGGACAAACAACTCAGCGAAACGCTCTCACCACCGTATTGCCTCCGAATGCCACAGGCGAAGACCAGACTCAGGGAACGTTGGCAGCAAGCGGTGTTATTTCGCAGTCTGCCGCACAGATGGATCGAAATGCCGCACTGGAAGCTGGCTCGAGGCAGGCCAACCTCAATCCCTCTTCTGCTGTGCAGAACAGCTCCCCTCTTGGACAGCAGGGTACCGGCTCCGCTGGACAGCAACTGAATCTACCAACAGGTACGAACAGTCAGCAGTTGCAACAGCAACAACGAGCCCCGCAACCCGTCGTTGCAACACTCTCGAAAAACATTATCCGTCTTCCGGCGCCCGAAATTGATTGGTCTTATGCCGTAATCGAACGCCTGAATCCTACAACTCTGAAAGCGGAGTTAGTACCATTCAACCTTGGCAAGCTGGTACAGGACCATGACCCCACCCAGAATCTGGAGCTGCAGCAAGGAGATATTGTTACGATTCTGAATCAGCGAGACATCCTGGTTCCCCAAGCGGAACAAACCAAGTTTGTACGCTTGGAAGGAGAGTTTCCTGGCGCAGGTGTCTACAGCGTAAAACCGGGCGAAACGCTCGACGAACTAGTCACACGCGCCGGTGGTTTCACAACAAACGCCTATCTCTACGGATCCAGCTTTCAGCGTGAAAGCACGCGTGCGTTTCAACAGCAGCGGCTGGATGACTACATCGCCCAACTTTCTGCCGATATGAGTCGCCAAACCGCAGTACGCGGGGCTTCCACATCCACCGGTGTATCAGATCCCAATGCTCTGACTCTGGAGCGCAATCTGGTTTCGCAATTGCGTGAGCTGCGTGCAACAGGACGTATTGTTCTCGAGTTTTCCCCTGATAGCTCGAGCAATGTTGTGGTACCACATATTCCGTTGGAGAATGGCGACGTATTCCACGTCCCTTCTCGTCCTAATACAGTGAGCGTAATTGGCGCCGTCTACGGACAGAATGTCCTGCTCTATAAACAGAATCGACACGTGTCCGACTATCTCGCGCTGGCAGGAGGTCCCAATCGAATTGCCGATAAGGACCACGCGTTCATTGTTCGAGCGGATGGCTCCGTCTACAGCCGGCTACGAGCGAAAGGGGTCATCACGAATCATTTTGAAGAAAGCCAGATCTACCCTGGAGATAGTATCGTGATCCCGGAAAAGCCGATTGCGCCAAGCCTGACCAAGCGCCTGCTTGATTACTCTCAGATATTGAGTGCCTTCGGCCTTGCCGTCGCTGCAATCAATGTCATTCAGTAA
- a CDS encoding capsule assembly Wzi family protein: MEPPAGPGTNSVDPVATQSGTGNDASYQSLDNDHTGSTLVSMDSWVYPALERLAAMGLIPSQQVAIRPWTRQECRRQVREAEESLHGFVTMDHPVSASVQSEAEAMLPELEHYLREPESQSKVVLESVYARYGSIMGPALTDGFHTGQTWWNDYGRPLGRGGSLIAGYALRATSGRYFFHVRQEMQTTPGAPAVSQSLADYYDHIDNYNFGSRPSDFNLASPAIGAYVRQRPIDLYAGMTFSGYNLSFGKQEIYWGPNIMGPLSFSSNAEPTYNLRLMSSRPHDLPFIPSLGTYSIDLVFGKLSGHHYPARPYFNGQKINFNFGRNLEMSFTRWSILWGVNHPMTLGSLKDNFFSANSTGATGYGARNDPGDRKSAFDFRLHVPGLANFVTIYADSYADDDLSPLAAPRRNPWAPGIYIARLPRIPNMDFRFEMTSTQELSQDEGNHRIYINNQYRDGNTNKGFLLGNVTGRDARSFEGRLGYWVSAKTHIEGGYRQEKISPLHLTNGGTVSDGFFLGRYAIGRDWNVELFSQVERFLIPAFMTGRQTNGSVRVQITWDPGKAIANLRSH, from the coding sequence ATGGAGCCCCCAGCAGGGCCAGGAACGAATTCTGTCGATCCAGTAGCAACGCAATCAGGTACTGGAAACGACGCCAGCTATCAATCTCTGGACAATGACCATACCGGTTCAACCCTAGTTTCCATGGATAGCTGGGTCTATCCAGCACTGGAACGGCTTGCCGCCATGGGACTTATCCCCTCACAGCAAGTTGCCATCCGCCCATGGACTCGCCAGGAGTGCAGGAGGCAGGTACGTGAGGCAGAGGAATCGCTGCACGGATTTGTCACTATGGACCATCCGGTCTCCGCAAGCGTGCAATCCGAGGCGGAAGCGATGTTGCCAGAATTGGAGCACTACCTGCGCGAGCCGGAATCGCAATCCAAGGTGGTACTGGAATCTGTCTACGCGCGCTATGGTTCCATTATGGGACCTGCGCTCACAGACGGTTTTCACACCGGGCAGACCTGGTGGAATGATTACGGTCGTCCCCTAGGCCGCGGGGGAAGTCTGATCGCTGGCTATGCCTTGCGCGCTACCTCCGGCCGCTACTTCTTCCATGTCCGGCAAGAGATGCAGACCACGCCTGGCGCACCTGCGGTCTCGCAATCATTGGCCGATTATTACGATCACATCGACAATTACAATTTTGGCTCCAGGCCTTCCGACTTTAATCTTGCATCTCCGGCAATCGGAGCCTATGTACGACAACGTCCGATCGACCTCTATGCGGGCATGACCTTTAGCGGATACAACCTGTCCTTTGGTAAACAGGAAATCTATTGGGGTCCAAACATCATGGGACCGCTGTCGTTTTCGAGCAATGCAGAACCGACATACAATCTGCGCCTCATGTCCAGTCGCCCGCATGACCTTCCGTTCATTCCCTCTCTGGGAACCTACAGTATCGATCTTGTCTTCGGGAAACTTTCTGGACACCACTATCCCGCGCGACCGTATTTCAACGGACAGAAAATTAACTTCAATTTTGGTCGCAATCTCGAAATGAGTTTTACTCGATGGTCCATCCTTTGGGGGGTAAATCACCCCATGACCCTCGGTTCACTCAAAGACAATTTCTTCAGCGCGAACTCCACAGGTGCAACAGGATACGGTGCACGGAACGACCCGGGAGACCGCAAAAGCGCATTTGATTTCCGTTTGCACGTCCCAGGGCTTGCGAATTTTGTAACCATCTACGCCGATTCCTACGCGGATGATGATCTCAGTCCTTTGGCTGCACCTCGCAGAAATCCGTGGGCACCCGGCATCTATATCGCTCGACTGCCACGAATTCCCAATATGGATTTTCGCTTCGAGATGACATCAACCCAAGAACTCTCGCAGGATGAGGGAAATCACCGCATCTACATCAACAACCAATACCGCGATGGAAACACCAACAAGGGCTTTCTACTTGGGAATGTTACCGGTAGAGATGCGCGGAGCTTCGAAGGACGTCTCGGCTATTGGGTTTCTGCGAAGACTCACATCGAAGGCGGATACCGTCAGGAAAAGATCAGTCCCTTGCATCTGACCAACGGCGGCACCGTCTCGGATGGCTTCTTCCTGGGAAGGTATGCAATTGGAAGAGATTGGAATGTTGAATTGTTTTCGCAGGTCGAACGATTCCTCATTCCGGCATTCATGACAGGACGACAAACTAACGGAAGCGTCCGAGTGCAGATCACCTGGGATCCTGGAAAGGCAATCGCGAACCTCCGTTCACACTAA
- a CDS encoding glycosyltransferase family 2 protein, whose amino-acid sequence MAVIIPTYNAGPEFTSLRDSLLASGLQVHQILVLDSESKDQTYEIATAAGFRVQSIPSREFRHGKSRQLATSFVPNAKILVFMTQDAMLADTQAIRNLIHTFDDPTVGAAFGRQLPREGAGAIERHGRLFNYPDSPYVRAYEDRKRVGFRAAFFSNSFSAYRRTAFDALGGFDPNVIIGEDATMAARMLAGGWKTAYCSDAKVIHSHDFNFSQVLSRYFDTGVYHARMPWLMETFGGAGGEGRKFVVSELKYLRKHEPFAIPRAVLLTFAKYLGYKLGRMEAHLPLSLKLRLTGQRSYWDAS is encoded by the coding sequence GTGGCAGTAATCATCCCGACATACAACGCGGGCCCAGAGTTCACATCACTCAGAGACTCGCTCCTTGCGTCCGGCTTGCAGGTCCATCAGATTCTGGTTCTCGACTCTGAATCCAAAGACCAAACCTACGAAATTGCGACAGCCGCCGGATTTCGCGTGCAAAGCATTCCATCGCGGGAGTTTCGTCACGGAAAAAGCAGGCAGCTTGCAACCAGCTTTGTTCCAAATGCAAAAATTTTAGTGTTCATGACGCAAGATGCGATGCTGGCGGACACGCAAGCCATTCGCAATCTCATCCATACCTTTGATGATCCAACGGTCGGTGCAGCGTTCGGGAGACAACTTCCACGAGAAGGCGCGGGCGCGATCGAGCGTCACGGGCGCCTGTTCAACTACCCGGACAGCCCCTATGTGAGGGCGTACGAAGACCGCAAACGGGTTGGTTTTCGAGCTGCTTTTTTCTCAAACAGCTTCTCCGCCTATCGACGCACCGCCTTCGATGCCCTCGGCGGCTTTGATCCTAATGTCATCATTGGTGAAGACGCCACCATGGCTGCACGAATGCTCGCGGGTGGCTGGAAAACGGCCTATTGCAGTGACGCAAAGGTAATTCATTCCCACGACTTCAACTTCTCGCAGGTACTGTCGCGCTACTTTGACACTGGCGTATATCACGCGCGCATGCCGTGGCTCATGGAAACATTTGGTGGAGCAGGAGGCGAAGGTCGCAAGTTTGTCGTTTCGGAATTGAAGTACCTCAGAAAGCACGAACCATTCGCAATACCCCGCGCGGTACTGCTCACTTTCGCCAAGTATCTGGGTTACAAGCTCGGCCGCATGGAAGCACACCTACCTCTGTCCCTTAAGCTCAGACTGACTGGACAGCGCTCGTATTGGGATGCGTCATAA
- the moaC gene encoding cyclic pyranopterin monophosphate synthase MoaC gives MSKLSHYNEAGEAHMVDVSDKKPTRREAVAEAFVELNAEVLAALPQNPKGNPLEVARFAGITAAKKTADLIPMCHPLPLSFVDVEATIVYPAALLKTGGGVRIRATAATVAGTGVEMEAMTAAAVAALTVYDMTKALDKGIRIREVVLLSKKGGKGGDYVRSEE, from the coding sequence GTGAGCAAGCTATCGCACTACAACGAAGCTGGCGAAGCGCACATGGTCGACGTGAGCGACAAAAAACCAACGCGCCGCGAGGCGGTTGCCGAAGCGTTTGTGGAACTGAATGCCGAAGTTCTCGCTGCATTGCCCCAGAATCCTAAGGGAAACCCTCTGGAAGTAGCGCGTTTTGCAGGTATTACCGCTGCCAAGAAGACCGCGGATCTGATTCCCATGTGTCACCCGTTGCCACTTTCCTTCGTGGATGTGGAAGCGACCATTGTGTATCCAGCAGCGCTATTGAAAACCGGTGGAGGCGTGCGCATCCGTGCTACTGCAGCGACCGTCGCGGGAACAGGCGTGGAAATGGAAGCGATGACCGCCGCCGCCGTCGCGGCGCTCACTGTCTACGACATGACAAAGGCGCTGGATAAGGGCATCCGCATCCGCGAAGTGGTGCTGCTGAGCAAAAAAGGCGGCAAGGGCGGAGACTACGTCCGGTCTGAAGAGTAA
- the glp gene encoding gephyrin-like molybdotransferase Glp has protein sequence MALITCQEALDLVAAYIAAFSPRTKVDRLPLEQALGRVLAQPIHADRDQPPFPRSTRDGYAVRAVDHGVRRLVGSVRAGEVWTGAPLAQGEAIEVMTGAPVPEGADAVVMLEHVEVVPQGVSIADNHLPSAGDNVVPRGQEARTSDVLLRAGVRLTAAEIALAASVGAAELNVYVQPVAAILATGDELVSVDQTPAPHQIRNSNSHTLAALTRQNGGVPRVLSPALDSRESLLERLTAARHGDLLLLSGGVSAGKYDLVEDVLLALGAEFYFTGVFMQPGKPVVFGRLPATDIHAEQWIFGLPGNPVSTLVTALLFAMPMLRALGGESSPKPRFVQAALASAMKVRPGLTRFVPARLYSSLDVVSAEPVESHGSGDLVGNARADGYIVVPSDADSLTSGATVTVLLR, from the coding sequence ATGGCGCTGATCACCTGCCAGGAAGCACTAGATCTCGTCGCTGCTTATATCGCCGCGTTCTCGCCGCGTACAAAGGTGGATCGTTTGCCATTGGAACAGGCACTGGGGCGCGTTCTTGCACAACCCATTCATGCCGACCGTGATCAGCCGCCGTTTCCCCGTTCCACTCGTGATGGTTATGCTGTGCGAGCTGTAGATCATGGTGTGAGGAGACTTGTTGGTTCCGTCCGCGCGGGTGAAGTATGGACCGGCGCGCCTCTAGCCCAAGGAGAAGCCATTGAGGTGATGACCGGTGCTCCGGTTCCGGAGGGCGCCGATGCCGTGGTGATGCTGGAGCACGTGGAGGTTGTGCCACAAGGAGTGAGCATCGCCGACAATCACTTGCCGAGTGCTGGTGACAACGTAGTTCCGCGTGGGCAGGAAGCACGTACAAGCGATGTCCTGCTGCGTGCCGGAGTCCGTTTGACTGCGGCAGAGATTGCCCTTGCGGCTTCTGTTGGGGCTGCGGAACTCAATGTGTATGTGCAGCCTGTGGCGGCGATATTAGCAACGGGCGATGAATTAGTGTCGGTAGATCAAACTCCTGCGCCGCATCAGATACGCAATAGCAACTCCCATACGCTGGCAGCGCTCACTCGACAGAATGGCGGTGTGCCGCGTGTGCTATCACCTGCGTTGGATAGTCGCGAATCTCTTCTGGAGCGTTTGACCGCAGCACGACACGGCGATCTGTTGTTGCTCAGTGGTGGTGTCTCAGCAGGGAAGTATGACCTGGTCGAAGATGTGCTGCTGGCGCTGGGAGCAGAGTTCTATTTCACTGGTGTTTTCATGCAGCCGGGCAAGCCGGTCGTGTTTGGGCGTTTGCCTGCGACCGACATACACGCGGAGCAGTGGATTTTTGGTCTGCCCGGTAACCCCGTGTCCACGCTGGTAACGGCGCTGCTGTTCGCTATGCCGATGTTGAGAGCACTGGGCGGTGAGTCCTCTCCAAAGCCACGATTTGTACAGGCGGCACTTGCATCTGCGATGAAGGTGCGTCCTGGCCTGACACGGTTTGTCCCCGCAAGGCTTTATTCGTCGCTGGATGTCGTAAGTGCTGAGCCTGTCGAATCACATGGCTCGGGGGACTTAGTCGGCAATGCTCGTGCCGACGGCTACATCGTCGTGCCATCGGATGCGGATTCTCTTACTTCCGGGGCCACTGTGACGGTGCTGCTGCGGTAG